One window from the genome of Montipora foliosa isolate CH-2021 chromosome 5, ASM3666993v2, whole genome shotgun sequence encodes:
- the LOC138003614 gene encoding glutamate--cysteine ligase catalytic subunit-like codes for MGLLSLGSPLSWSETKQHADHVRKHGILQFIHIYKKLKDRENDCLKWGDEVEYTLIKFDHENKKVYNNLKAKEVLDVLQLEELKNPSTIKTAWRPEYAGYMVEGTPGHPLGGCMRHFNMVEANMKLRREEIQQNLTESGETVLSIVAFPRLGCPNFTYPNFKPTPGRGVSSSMFFPDQAIFQGHPRFRTLTQNIRERRGSKVAINVPIFKDVKTPSPFIEKFPDVQGEGARAAKPDHIYLDAMGFGMGMSCLQMTFQACSINEARYLYDQLAVVTPIVMALSAATPILRGYLSDLDCRWCVIAGAVDDRTPEEMGLEPLKENRFVIPKSRYDSISTYLSPEGNKYNDIDLVHDKDICQQLMDSGIDNQLARHYAHLFIRDPLSLFQEHIHEDDEQHTNHFENIQSTNWQTMRFKPPPPNSSIGWRVEFRPTEVQLTDFENAAYVTFIVLLTRVILSFDLNLLIPLSKVDENMISAQKRDAARKEKFFFRKTLKKCSTAVNGEAHIGDTDCEDEFELMSIDKIINGKNGEFPGLIPLIESYLSNVDVDIDTRCTISQYLTLIQRKASGELLTTAQWIRRFVALHPDYKQDSVVSETICYDLMNTFHRVTQGELGAPELFGKPTSRTSDVLMKKCLEIKEEMAKIEATK; via the exons ATGGGTCTTCTTTCACTTGGATCGCCTTTGTCTTGGTCAGAAACGAAGCAACACGCCGATCACGTTCGTAAGCATGGCATATTGCAGTTCATTCACATCTACAAAAAGCTTAAGGATCGAGAAAACGATTGCTTAAAGTGGGGAGATGAA GTGGAGTACACTTTGATAAAATTTGACCATGAAAACAAGAAAGTTTATAACAACTTAAAGGCCAAGGAGGTACTAGATGTCTTGCAACTTGAGGAGTTGAAAAACCCCAG CACTATTAAAACAGCATGGAGACCTGAGTATGCAGGATATATGGTGGAAG GAACACCAGGTCATCCTCTGGGTGGATGCATGCGACATTTCAACATGGTAGAGGCAAACATGAAACTCAG ACGCGAAGAAATCCAACAGAACTTGACAGAATCAGGAGAAACAGTTCTTTCAATTGTTGCATTTCCAAG ACTGGGATGCCCCAATTTCACCTATCCAAACTTTAAACCCACTCCAGGCAGAGGAGTATCAAGCTCTATGTTTTTCCCCGATCAGGCCATTTTCCAAGGACATCCAAGATTTAG GACCCTCACCCAAAATATTAGAGAGAGAAGAGGCTCAAAAGTTGCCATCAATGTTCCAA TTTTTAAGGATGTGAAGACTCCATCTCCATTCATTGAAAAGTTTCCTGATGTTCAAGGAGAGGGTGCAAGGGCTGCGAAACCTGATCATATCTATTTGGATGCTATGGGCTTTGGTATGGGAATGTCCTGTCTTCAG atgactttccaggcctgtAGTATAAATGAAGCACGTTACCTCTATGACCAACTTGCAGTTGTTACTCCAATTGTG atgGCACTGTCTGCTGCAACTCCCATTCTTCGTGGATACCTTTCAGACCTGGATTGCCGTTGGTGTGTGATTGCAGGTGCAGTGGATGATCGTACTCCAGAAGAGATGGGACTTGAG cctttgaaagaaaacagatttGTAATTCCCAAGTCAAGATATGACTCAATAAGTACATACCTATCTCCAGAGGGAAATAAGTACAATGATATTGACTTGGTTCATGACAAGGACATTTGTCAACAACTAATGGATTCTG GTATTGACAATCAGTTAGCACGCCATTATGCACACTTGTTTATCCGGGATCCTTTGTCGCTGTTTCAAGAACACATTCATGAAGATGATGAGCAACATACAAATCATTTTGAG AATATTCAGTCAACAAACTGGCAGACCATGCGGTTTAAGCCACCTCCTCCCAACTCTAGTATCGGCTGGAGGGTGGAATTCAGACCCACAGAG GTGCAACTGACAGACTTCGAGAATGCAGCTTATGTAACTTTCATTGTACTTCTCACAAGGGTCATTTTGTCATTTGATCTCAATCTTCTTATTCCCTTGTCTAAG GTGGATGAGAATATGATCAGCGCTCAAAAGAGAGATGCTGCTCGCaaggaaaagttttttttcagaaaGACTTTAAAGAAAT GTTCCACAGCAGTTAATGGTGAGGCTCACATTGGCGACACGGACTGTGAAGACGAGTTTGAACTGATGTCAATTGACAAGATTATCAACGGCAAG AATGGTGAGTTTCCAGGCCTGATACCTCTGATTGAAAGTTACCTTAGTAACGTTGACGTAGATATTGACACGCGCTGTACAATATCTCAATACCTGACGCTTATCCAGAGGAAAGCATCTG GTGAACTGCTGACCACTGCACAGTGGATTCGCAGATTTGTAGCGTTGCACCCAGATTACAAGCAAGACTCTGTCGTCAGTGAAACAATCTGTTATGATCTTATGAACACG